One window of the Cryptomeria japonica chromosome 7, Sugi_1.0, whole genome shotgun sequence genome contains the following:
- the LOC131028304 gene encoding heat shock 70 kDa protein 5 translates to MARDKAIGIDLGTTYSCVGVWHCERVEIITNDQGNRTTPSIVAFNETERLVGEGAKNQIVSNLQNTVYDVKRMMGRGFSDPVLQSDISHWPFSVVEGSNGRFEIRITYRGESKTFAPEEISAMVLFKMKEIAKTFLKSEVMNAVITVPAYFNDSQRQATMDAAHLAGINVLQLLNEPNAAAIAYGLDTKTYSSTTGKNILVFDVGGGTFDVSVITIRRGSFDVRAVGGDTHLGGEDFDTRLLNHFVGEFERKNKKRIGGNPKALRRLRTACEKAKRSLSAATETTVEIECLCGSTDFYSKISRAKFEDLNSDLFHKCIAGVRLCLADAHMVANEIDEVVLVGGSTRIPKLQKMIEGLFGQEKLCRSINQDEAVAYGASVQAAVLTGQCSDVVLQDVTPLSLGIAVTRDDIMSVIIPRNTHIPVKKVQTFRTAEDYQTVAAISVYEGERTSIMDNNLLGKFDLPGIPADLRGKESLDVCFELDANGILKVLAKNRVAVEKSIIIRKDTCGLSKEEIARMKFDAERYSIEDQRVALKHKARHALEDSAYDRRNRAREESLRGTIMAAEANKIENVTKSTLDWIEQNDDADIEEFKKKLEEVEQLFNALSTSTSK, encoded by the coding sequence ATGGCAAGAGATAAAGCTATTGGCATTGATCTGGGCACCACCTACAGCTGTGTAGGTGTCTGGCATTGTGAAAGAGTTGAAATCATAACAAATGACCAAGGTAATAGAACCACTCCCTCCATTGTTGCCTTCAATGAAACAGAGAGATTGGTAGGAGAGGGTGCCAAGAATCAAATTGTATCCAATCTGCAGAACACGGTATATGATGTGAAAAGAATGATGGGAAGAGGGTTTTCTGATCCTGTACTACAAAGTGACATATCCCATTGGCCTTTCTCGGTTGTTGAAGGAAGTAATGGGAGGTTTGAGATAAGAATCACTTACAGAGGTGAATCTAAAACTTTTGCACCTGAAGAAATTTCTGCCATGGTGTTGTTCAAGATGAAAGAGATTGCAAAAACGTTCCTTAAATCTGAAGTAATGAATGCTGTAATCACTGTGCCGGCCTACTTCAACGATTCACAGAGACAGGCCACAATGGATGCAGCCCACTTGGCCGGGATTAATGTGTTACAACTTCTGAATGAACCAAATGCTGCAGCCATAGCTTATGGGTTGGATACCAAGACATACTCATCAACCACAGGTAAGAATATCCTTGTTTTTGATGTTGGAGGCGGCACGTTTGATGTTTCTGTTATTACCATCAGGAGGGGTTCATTTGATGTGAGAGCAGTTGGAGGAGACACTCATCTGGGTGGTGAAGATTTTGATACTAGACTGCTTAATCATTTTGTTGGAGAATTCGAGAGGAAGAATAAGAAGCGAATTGGCGGCAATCCCAAAGCACTTCGCAGACTTCGTACAGCATGCGAGAAGGCCAAAAGAAGCCTTTCTGCTGCTACAGAAACGACTGTTGAGATTGAGTGCCTTTGTGGAAGTaccgatttctattccaaaatcagTAGAGCCAAGTTTGAAGATCTTAACAGTGATCTCTTCCACAAATGCATTGCTGGTGTGAGACTGTGTTTAGCTGATGCGCACATGGTAGCAAATGAAATTGATGAAGTTGTTCTGGTTGGAGGCTCCACCCGGATTCCAAAACTACAAAAAATGATTGAAGGGTTGTTTGGCCAGGAGAAGTTGTGCAGAAGCATCAATCAAGATGAAGCTGTGGCTTATGGAGCTTCTGTACAGGCTGCTGTCTTGACCGGCCAATGTTCAGATGTAGTTCTGCAAGATGTCACTCCTTTGAGCTTGGGCATTGCAGTGACTCGAGATGATATCATGAGCGTGATAATTCCGAGGAATACCCATATACCTGTAAAGAAAGTACAGACATTCCGCACTGCTGAAGACTATCAAACAGTTGCGGCAATTTCTGTCTATGAAGGTGAGAGAACTTCTATTATGGACAATAATTTGCTGGGAAAATTCGATCTGCCTGGTATACCAGCAGATCTACGGGGAAAAGAATCATTGGATGTGTGTTTTGAATTAGATGCCAATGGGATATTGAAGGTCTTGGCCAAAAACAGAGTAGCAGTTGAAAAGAGCATAATAATTAGAAAGGATACTTGTGGGTTGAGTAAGGAGGAAATCGCTAGAATGAAATTTGATGCAGAAAGATACAGCATTGAAGATCAACGGGTTGCTCTCAAACACAAAGCCAGACATGCATTGGAAGACTCTGCGTACGACAGGAGGAATAGAGCAAGAGAGGAGAGCCTCAGAGGAACTATAATGGCTGCAGAAGCAAACAAAATTGAGAATGTCACAAAATCTACACTCGATTGGATAGAACAGAATGATGATGCGGACATTGAGGAATTCAAAAAGAAACTGGAAGAGGTGGAGCAGCTATTTAATGCATTGTCAACTTCAACCTCTAAATGA